The Lactuca sativa cultivar Salinas chromosome 2, Lsat_Salinas_v11, whole genome shotgun sequence genome includes a window with the following:
- the LOC111908253 gene encoding ribulose bisphosphate carboxylase small subunit, chloroplastic-like, whose translation MASISSSIVANVSRTTATQASLAAPFTGLKSNVAFPVTKKANNDFSSLPSNGGRVQCMKVWPPIGLKKYETLSYLPPLSDAALSKEIDYLLRNKWVPCLEFELEHGFVYREHHHSPGYYDGRYWTMWKLPMFGCTDSAQVMKEVEECKKEYPNAFIRVIGFDNVRQVQCISFIVSKPPGVL comes from the exons ATGGCGTCCATCTCCTCCTCCATTGTCGCCAATGTCAGCCGGACCACCGCCACCCAAGCTAGCTTGGCTGCTCCATTCACTGGTCTCAAGTCTAATGTCGCTTTCCCAGTCACCAAGAAGGCTAACAATGACTTTTCCTCCCTCCCCAGCAATGGCGGAAGAGTGCAATGCATGAAG GTGTGGCCACCAATAGGGTTAAAGAAGTACGAGACCCTTTCATACCTACCACCATTGTCCGACGCCGCATTGTCTAAGGAAATTGACTACCTTCTCCGCAACAAGTGGGTTCCTTGCTTGGAATTCGAGTTGGAG CATGGTTTCGTTTACCGTGAGCACCACCATTCCCCTGGATACTATGATGGACGCTACTGGACAATGTGGAAATTGCCTATGTTCGGGTGCACTGACTCAGCTCAGGTCATGAAGGAGGTTGAAGAATGCAAGAAGGAGTACCCCAACGCCTTCATCCGTGTTATTGGATTTGACAACGTTCGTCAAGTGCAGTGTATCAGTTTCATTGTCTCCAAGCCCCCAGGCGTTCTCTAA